A DNA window from Vigna unguiculata cultivar IT97K-499-35 chromosome 10, ASM411807v1, whole genome shotgun sequence contains the following coding sequences:
- the LOC114166258 gene encoding protein THYLAKOID ASSEMBLY 8, chloroplastic-like, giving the protein MALSLFQSPTFLKSQLQSQPQIATATATTTARCGYVRVRCGGPRSQRGPLVKGRILSIEAIQAIQTLKRLHRTNPPNLSSQLSNTLTRLLKSDLLATLRELLRQRHCALALHVFSTLRSEYGAELSLYAEMVQALAACDMLEDVDRLILDIEDENEIKCDDHKGLASLIKAVVTARRKESTLRIYDLMKKSGYGTVDELDEYVVKVLVHGFKSFGEDALAEELQQHYKVSLAKSRFNTLPI; this is encoded by the coding sequence ATGGCTTTGTCCCTGTTCCAAAGCCCCACCTTTCTTAAATCCCAACTCCAATCTCAGCCCCAAATCGCCACCGCCACCGCCACAACCACCGCGCGCTGTGGCTACGTTCGGGTGCGGTGCGGCGGACCGCGGTCTCAGCGAGGACCGCTGGTGAAAGGTCGAATCCTGAGCATCGAAGCAATCCAAGCCATCCAAACCCTAAAACGACTCCACCGAACCAATCCTCCCAATCTCTCTTCCCAACTCTCCAACACCCTCACGCGCCTCCTCAAATCCGACCTCCTCGCCACGCTCCGGGAGCTCCTACGGCAGCGGCACTGCGCCCTCGCCCTCCATGTCTTCTCCACCCTCCGATCGGAATACGGCGCCGAGTTATCCCTCTATGCCGAGATGGTGCAGGCGCTCGCCGCCTGCGATATGCTGGAGGACGTGGACCGTCTGATCCTGGACAtcgaagatgaaaatgaaatcaaGTGCGACGATCACAAGGGGCTTGCCAGCTTGATCAAGGCCGTTGTTACTGCTCGGAGGAAAGAATCAACGCTCAGGATTTACGACTTGATGAAGAAGAGTGGATATGGAACCGTGGATGAGTTGGATGAGTACGTGGTTAAGGTTTTGGTTCATGGATTCAAGAGTTTCGGGGAAGACGCTCTTGCTGAAGAACTTCAACAACATTACAAAGTTTCGCTTGCTAAGTCTCGATTCAACACCTTGCCCATTTAG
- the LOC114165732 gene encoding peroxisome biogenesis protein 2, which translates to MTLPSHDAWIHTSHTLLPTWKSLSLSHQSAIPISISRVNQVDAARLDVEMSAMLKEQLVKVFSLMKPGMLFQYEAELDAFLEFLIWRFSIWVDKPTPGIALMNLRYRDERAVEPRDKVRTGLEGPGLTVAQKIWYCVATVGGQYIWARLQSFSAFRRWGDTEQRPLARRLWILIQRIEGVYRAASFGNLLIFLCTGRYRNLIERALRARLVYGSPNMNRAVSFEYMNRQLVWNEFSEMLLLLLPLLNSSSVKNLLRPFSKDKSSSSSEDGSACPICLATPTIPYVALPCQHRYCYYCLRTRCAAAPSFRCSRCSEPVVAMQRHSGGPTE; encoded by the exons ATGACTCTCCCTTCACACGATGCTTGGATTCACACTTCCCATACCCTTCTCCCCACATGGAAATCCCTTTCCCTCTCTCATCAG TCAGCAATCCCAATTTCGATATCAAGAGTTAACCAAGTCGATGCTGCACGATTGGATGTTGAAATGTCAGCCATGTTGAAAGAGCAGCTGGTTAAAGTGTTCTCATTAATGAAG CCAGGAATGTTATTTCAGTATGAAGCGGAGCTTGATGCTTTCCTGGAGTTTCTTATTTGGCGGTTCTCAATTTGGGTGGATAAGCCAACCCCAGGCATTGCTCTCATGAACCTGAGGTACAGAGATGAGCGTGCAGTAGAACCAAGAGATAAAG TTAGAACTGGTCTGGAGGGACCTGGACTCACTGTTGCGCAGAAAATTTGGTATTGTGTTGCCACTGTTGGTGGTCAGTATATATGGGCTCGATTGCAGTCCTTCTCTGCTTTTCGTAGATGGGGTGATACTGAGCAG AGACCATTGGCACGACGCCTATGGATCTTGATACAACGAATAGAAGGAGTTTATAGAGCTGCTTCTTTTGGAAACCTGTTGATATTTCTTTGCACTGGGAG ATATCGAAATCTTATTGAAAGAGCCTTACGAGCCAGGCTTGTATATGGGAGCCCAAATATGAATCGTGCTGTTAGCTTTGAATATATGAACAGGCAATTAGTTTGGAATGAATTCTCG GAAATGTTACTGttgcttcttcctcttcttaATTCATCATCCGTGAAAAATCTTCTCCGACCTTTCTCAAAAGATAAATCATCAAGTTCATCCGAGGATGGTTCAGCATGTCCCATTTGCCTGGCCACTCCAACCATTCCTTATGTTGCTCTACCTTGTCAGCACAG ATATTGTTACTACTGTCTTAGGACACGATGTGCTGCTGCTCCATCATTTAGGTGTTCCAGGTGCAGTGAGCCAGTTGTTGCTATGCAACGGCATAGTGGTGGCCCCACGGAATGA